Below is a window of Blastopirellula marina DNA.
GCCGACGATGATGATGCTTCCGTCGGGGCCGCCCGTTGAACCTGGGCTGATTCGCTTCTTCGATTCGCCAACGCAACAGCAAACGATGGTCACTTGGTTTCACCTCGCGCTAACCTCGAAGAAACTGTTGTTTACCGGTAACTATAACGACCGCTACCTTTCGGTATTTTTCAACTTGCTGCCCGTCTCGATTCGACCGCTATTTCCGTTTTCGACGCGCCTGCGCTATTCGCCACGTCGTGAATTTCGCTTGATTGGACTGGCAAACGATACTGAGGAACAGAAGAAGGCCGCGCGGCAGGAAGGGTGCACGGTCTTTGCGTTCGACTCGCCTGCACGCACGCCAGAACTATCGCGACATCCATGGGCAACTTGGGTTCAAGTTGCGTTGTGCCAACGTGAGCCCGATATTGCGGCAAAGCTGATTGGGGAATTGCCGTTATCGACGCGTTTGGAAGATCTGCCGTCAATTGGAAACCGACTTCGGGTGACATTATCGGGTCAACGGCGGAAGGAGGCAGATGCATCCCCCGCGGTCTCCTTGCCGCCCGTTGCCCTGGAGCGTGATACGGATCGCGAAGAACTTTTGCGATTGGTAGAACGTTCACTCGATGGCGATGTGTCCGCGCTCGAGCGTCTCAGCTCGGCTTGGGGTTGTCCGGAAGACTCGCGGATGGAATCACTAAGGGAAGATTGCGCGAAGCATTTTGTTTCTCTCTCACGCAAGCGACAAGGGACAGGGGATAGTCGATCGTCAATGGCCCTCGAAATCCTCAGCTTGATCTTAAGAACATCGCCATAGGGGACAACGCTCGTGAAGACCTATTTTTGTTGAGGCGGCTTTTTGCGTTCGAAGCTTCGTTCAATTTGAATAGCTTTCCGACCCTTGTACGCTCCTGCGAATGCTTGAAATGCTGGAGTGCCGTTCACATTAACCTGAAGCGGCGTGCGTGAGTCCTTCTCGGTCGTGATCACATCGCCAACACGCAAGTCGAGAAGCTCTTCCATCGTGATTGTGGTGTTGGCCAAAATTACATCGAGATTGACGTGAGCTTTGTCGATGTGATCCCCAATCGCAGCCCGCGACTGGGGTGTTGCCTCAGTGCTTCCGTAGGAAAACCACGTGTTAGCGGTCAGCTTATGACTGATTCGTTCGATCGAGTTGAACGGAATGCAAAGGTTGATCATGCCGCGTACGTCACCGATCGCCAGTTCAAAACTGACGAGCACAACCACTTCGTTTGGCGGCACGATTTGAACTAGTTGTGGATTGCTTTCCACACGCACAACTTTTAAGTCAAGTGGAAGGACGTTTTCCCAGGCTTCTTTGAGTTCGATCAAAAACAGGTCCGAAATTCGCGAGACCAGCGTTAGTTCGATTTCTGTCAGCGGACGCCGCGACGCGGGCGTGCTCTCTTTGCCGCCGCCCAGCAGACGATCGATGATTGGATAGAGGATCGACGGATTGATGTCGAGAATCAGATTGCCTTCTAGCGGCTCAGCAACCAAGAGGTTAAAGCAGCTGGGATTCTCAAGGCTGAAAACGAATTCGCTGTACGTGAGCTGATCGACGCTTGTTAGTTTGACTTCGACAATCGAACGCAGAAGCGCGGATAGAGCGGCTCCGAAGTTTCGGCTGAATCCCTCGTGCATCGACTGCAAGGCCCGCATTTGGTCTTTGCCGACCCGCTCGGGACGTTTGAAGTCGTAGGGCGTGATCTTCTCACGAGTGCGCGGAGCGTGGCTGGCTTGCGGATCAGGCGAAACGGCAGCGGCCGGCTTCGACGGTTCGTTGCCCGTCTCCATCGCGTTCAGCAGGCTTTCGACTTCAGCCTGGCTCAGTACGTTGTCAGCCATGAATCACTCCCTTGATTCACACGTCCTCGATGCATGATGTCGGATTACGTTCTAGCTACGAACGTGACCTTCGCCCATGACGATGTATTTGTAGCTGGTCAATGCTTCGATCCCGCAAGGACCGCGAGCATGGAATTTGTCAGTGCTGATACCAATCTCGGCACCGAGACCGAACTCTCCTCCGTCATTGAAGCGAGTACTCGCATTGACCATGACAGCCGAGCTGTCGACCTGGGCCGTGAACTTGCGGCTGGCGGTCAAGTTTTCAGTGACGATCGACTCGGTGTGTTTCGAGCTGTAACGATTGATATGAGCGATTGCTTCGTCGATGTCTTGGACAACCTTCACCGAAATAATCGGCCCCAGGTATTCTTCGCCAAAGTCTTGTTCCGTTGCTGGTACGGCTGACTTCACGATCTGGCAGGTCGCCTCGTCGCCGCGCATTTCGACTTCCTTCGCTGCGAAGGCTTTCGCCATCATCGGAAGGAACTTATCAGCGATTGCCGCATGAACGACCAGCGATTCAGCTGCGTTGCAGACACCGTAGCGATGGCATTTACTGTTGACCGTGATTTGAACTGCCATTTCCAGGTCGGCTGCCTGGTCGACGTACACATGGCAGTTTCCGTCAAAGTGCTTGATTACCGGCATGGTGGCTTCCGCACTTACGCGACGGATGAGGCCTTCACCTCCACGAGGAATCGCGACGTCGATAAACTGGTTGAGTTTCAGGAAATGTCCGACTGCGGCACGATCGGTAGTTGAAACCAACTGCATCGCATCTCTGGGGATACCAAATTCAGCCGCCTTTTCCTGCAAGATGTGAACGATCGCCTGCGACGAGTGAATCGCCTCCTTGCCGCCTCGCAAGATCACCGCGTTGCCACTCTTCACGCAGATCGCAGCTGCGTCTGCCGTAACGTTCGGACGAGACTCGTAGATGAAGAAGACAACACCAAGTGGTACGCGAATTTTTTGGATTGATAGTCCATTCGGACGTACGGTCGAATCGATTGTTTCGCCAATTGGATCAGGGAACATGGCGATTTGTTCGAGGGCCGACGCAATCCCTTCCACACGATCGTCAGTCAAACGTAATCGATCGATCTGAGCATCTGTCAGGCCATATTCAGGGGCGTTGGCTATGTCCTTAGCATTCGCTTCAGCAATCGCTTCGATGCTTTCACGCAACGCCGCGGCGGAAGCTTTCAGCCAATCATTCTTCGCCTGACCCGAAACGGTTGCCAGTATACGCGAGGCCGCTTGGGCCTTTTCGGCCGTCTGATGACAGTAAGTCGTTAAATCTAGTTCGTCCGCAATCGCCATTTTCAAACCCTGAGAAGCTGTTCGTCCAACAAAGGATTATCCCTGGAATGGGACATCGGGTCAATGCGAAAGGTTCGCTGCAGACGACAGTGTTGGATTTTGTAAGGCCTGTGGCAGCAATGACTTATGGTGTGCTGCTGCCCCATGGCGGGATGGCTTCAAGTATAAGAGAGCAATAAGAAGTCGATCCGCTGGATACGTTTTGCATCAAGTGAACCGCTTAAGCTTCCGTTGTTTCAAGCGGTTTGATCAGAAAGCGACGAATGTTGTGAGTCAGATGCCCAGCGGCGACCAATGCGAAGAAGCCGAGGCATCCCGTCCATCCGAGAGGGATAAACACATCGTTGCTAGGTTGGGCCAGGTAGAGATTGTACAGAAAGATCAGCGGCGTAATGACCGATAATAGAACGCTCAGTGGCAAGCCAAATACGTAAAGTGTGTAAACGCCTCGTCCCGTCGGCGCCCAGTACGTGATGGTTCCAAAGGTAATGCCGATGATGAAGCCAATCACAATGCCGTAAATACCTGCAGCAGCGCAGTACATTCCAAGTGGCGTAAGCATCTGAGGAGAAATCCGATCAGGTGCGATAATGAAAACCGTCAGCGAGAAGCAAACTGCCATTACGGCGACGAAATAAGCACCGAAGAGCAATACACCTGACACCGTCGACAGGCCGATCCAGCGCCCCATGCTTTTCGTTTGATGCAAGGGACCACTGTAAGCAGCAA
It encodes the following:
- the fliM gene encoding flagellar motor switch protein FliM → MADNVLSQAEVESLLNAMETGNEPSKPAAAVSPDPQASHAPRTREKITPYDFKRPERVGKDQMRALQSMHEGFSRNFGAALSALLRSIVEVKLTSVDQLTYSEFVFSLENPSCFNLLVAEPLEGNLILDINPSILYPIIDRLLGGGKESTPASRRPLTEIELTLVSRISDLFLIELKEAWENVLPLDLKVVRVESNPQLVQIVPPNEVVVLVSFELAIGDVRGMINLCIPFNSIERISHKLTANTWFSYGSTEATPQSRAAIGDHIDKAHVNLDVILANTTITMEELLDLRVGDVITTEKDSRTPLQVNVNGTPAFQAFAGAYKGRKAIQIERSFERKKPPQQK
- a CDS encoding glutamate-5-semialdehyde dehydrogenase — protein: MAIADELDLTTYCHQTAEKAQAASRILATVSGQAKNDWLKASAAALRESIEAIAEANAKDIANAPEYGLTDAQIDRLRLTDDRVEGIASALEQIAMFPDPIGETIDSTVRPNGLSIQKIRVPLGVVFFIYESRPNVTADAAAICVKSGNAVILRGGKEAIHSSQAIVHILQEKAAEFGIPRDAMQLVSTTDRAAVGHFLKLNQFIDVAIPRGGEGLIRRVSAEATMPVIKHFDGNCHVYVDQAADLEMAVQITVNSKCHRYGVCNAAESLVVHAAIADKFLPMMAKAFAAKEVEMRGDEATCQIVKSAVPATEQDFGEEYLGPIISVKVVQDIDEAIAHINRYSSKHTESIVTENLTASRKFTAQVDSSAVMVNASTRFNDGGEFGLGAEIGISTDKFHARGPCGIEALTSYKYIVMGEGHVRS